The proteins below come from a single Acanthopagrus latus isolate v.2019 chromosome 4, fAcaLat1.1, whole genome shotgun sequence genomic window:
- the samd4a gene encoding protein Smaug homolog 1 isoform X1: MMFRDQVGVLASWFKGWNECEQTVALLSLLKRVSRTQARFLQLCLEHSLAECTELQVLEGEANNPGVISQWQGESKERVISLVLTHLPLLKPGNVEAKGEYMRLLPRILAHTIEHGHHLEESRQLLSYALIHPATSLEDRAALALWLNHLEERAAARGDSLERPPPSGPHHHHHQSTPPSTLSSSGSSSSTNTSSSGNLYSLHHHQRYGSDDRLNGWQSSRDSGLGGGWHQQQQGCENGHLLLYPSSSVPATINTVGTGGGGNTILTSGGGSQQHSPLKRSVSLTPPMSGPSNQPLGHVWLSQEDLRSARGPAPDHAPLSPQSSIASSGSGGSEHLEEAGLGGGSGLHRSSFHEEGSGMRDVPAWLKSLRLHKYAALFSTMTYDEMLSLTEEQLEAQKVTKGARHKIVISILKLKERQNLLRSLEKDVLEGSNLRAPLQELHQMIMTPIKAFSGGEEASLQRPLLSPEGKSAAPGSHLSGGGGGEAESGISIIAEGDLPGQFTRVMGKVCTQLLVSRSDEDNISSYLQLIDKCLIHESFTETQKKRLLSWKQQVQRLFRSIPRKTLLDIAGYRPQRSRFGQSNSLPTTSCVGSSVSARRSLRQFQMPSRSLPVARLGPLGSGGLLGPTPRSSSSTPTGPKQGRQGLWFANPGGSNSMPSRTHSSVQRTRSLPVHTTPQTMVMFQQSDVQLPVTEPDINNRLESLCLSMTEHALGDGADRTSTI; this comes from the exons GGGTGATCAGCCAGTGGCAAGGTGAGTCTAAGGAGCGTGTCATCTCACTTGTCCTCACCCACCTCCCGCTGCTCAAACCTGGCAACGTTGAAGCCAAGGGTGAGTACATGCGCCTTCTGCCACGCATCCTAGCCCACACCATCGAACATGGCCACCACCTGGAGGAGTCTCGCCAGCTCCTGTCCTACGCCCTTATCCACCCAGCCACCTCTCTAGAAGACCGTGCTGCTCTGGCACTCTGGCTCAACCACCTGGAAGAGAGAGCCGCTGCCCGTGGAGACTCACTGGAAAGGCCTCCTCCCTCTGGgccacaccaccaccatcaccagtCCACGCCTCCATCCACCCTCTCCTCATCAGGATCATCCTCCTCCACTAACACCTCTTCATCAGGCAATCTCTACTCGTTGCATCACCACCAGCGCTACGGCTCTGACGACCGCCTCAATGGGTGGCAGAGTTCCAGGGATTCAGGACTGGGTGGAGGctggcatcagcagcagcagggctgtgAGAATGGGCACCTCCTTCTCTACCCATCATCTTCTGTGCCAGCGACCATCAACACGGTTGGAACTGGTGGAGGTGGTAACACTA TCCTGACGAGTGGAGGtggcagccagcagcacagtCCCCTGAAGCGCTCTGTGTCCCTCACACCTCCCATGAGTGGCCCCAGCAACCAGCCTCTGGGACACGTCTGGCTGTCCCAGGAGGACCTACGGAGCGCGAGGGGCCCAGCCCCAGACCATGCACCTCTCTCACCCCAGAGCAGCATTGCCTCCTCGGGCAGTGGGGGCAGTGAACATCTGGAAGAGGCTGGTTTAGGAGGAGGTTCAGGTCTGCATCGCAGTTCCTTCCATGAGGAGGGCAGTGGCATGAGGG ATGTTCCTGCATGGCTGAAGAGTCTCCGTCTCCATAAGTACGCTGCTCTCTTCTCCACAATGACCTATGATGAGATGTTGTCACTGACTGAAGAGCAGCTAGAAGCACAG AAGGTCACTAAAGGAGCAAGACACAAGATTGTTATCAGCATTTTGAAGCTCAAAGAAAGGCAGAACTTACTGCGCAGCCTGGAAAAG GATGTGTTGGAGGGCAGCAATCTGCGCGCTCCACTGCAAGAGCTCCACCAGATGATCATGACGCCTATCAAGGCCTTCAGTGGTGGCGAGGAGGCCTCcctgcagcgccccctgctgagCCCTGAGGGCAAGAGCGCCGCACCAGGCTCCCACTTGAGTGGGGGTGGCGGAGGAGAGGCTGAGTCAGGCATAAGCATTATCGCAGAGGGGGATCTACCTGGCCAATTCACTCGAGTCATGGGCAAAG TTTGCACCCAGCTGCTGGTGTCGAGGTCAGATGAGGACAACATCAGCTCCTACCTACAACTCATCGACAAGTGCCTTATCCATGAG TCCTTCActgagacacagaagaagaggctgttgtcatggaaacaacaGGTCCAGAGGCTGTTCCGGTCCATTCCGAGGAAAACTCTCCTTGACATTGCAGGGTACCGACCGCAGAGGAG CCGTTTCGGCCAGTCCAACTCTCTCCCGACCACTAGTTGTGTTGGGAGTAGTGTGTCAGCCAGGAGGAGCCTCCGGCAGTTCCAGATGCCCTCCAGGAGTTTGCCGGTTGCCAGGCTGGGCCCACTGGGCAGCGGGGGGCTGCTGGGGCCCACGCCCCGCAGCTCTAGCAGCACACCTACCGGCCCCAAGCAGGGGAGACAA GGTCTGTGGTTTGCCAACCCGGGAGGAAGCAACAGCATGCCCAGCCGGACCCACAGCTCGGTGCAGAGGACCCGCTCCCTGCCAGTTCACACCACACCACAAACCATGGTCATGTTCCAACAATCTG ATGTTCAGTTGCCGGTGACAGAGCCAGACATCAACAATCGCCTTGAGTCTCTGTGTCTGAGTATGACAGAGCACGCCCTGGGAG ATGGTGCTGACCGCACATCAACAATATGA
- the samd4a gene encoding protein Smaug homolog 1 isoform X2, with amino-acid sequence MMFRDQVGVLASWFKGWNECEQTVALLSLLKRVSRTQARFLQLCLEHSLAECTELQVLEGEANNPGVISQWQGESKERVISLVLTHLPLLKPGNVEAKGEYMRLLPRILAHTIEHGHHLEESRQLLSYALIHPATSLEDRAALALWLNHLEERAAARGDSLERPPPSGPHHHHHQSTPPSTLSSSGSSSSTNTSSSGNLYSLHHHQRYGSDDRLNGWQSSRDSGLGGGWHQQQQGCENGHLLLYPSSSVPATINTVGTGGGGNTILTSGGGSQQHSPLKRSVSLTPPMSGPSNQPLGHVWLSQEDLRSARGPAPDHAPLSPQSSIASSGSGGSEHLEEAGLGGGSGLHRSSFHEEGSGMRDVPAWLKSLRLHKYAALFSTMTYDEMLSLTEEQLEAQVTKGARHKIVISILKLKERQNLLRSLEKDVLEGSNLRAPLQELHQMIMTPIKAFSGGEEASLQRPLLSPEGKSAAPGSHLSGGGGGEAESGISIIAEGDLPGQFTRVMGKVCTQLLVSRSDEDNISSYLQLIDKCLIHESFTETQKKRLLSWKQQVQRLFRSIPRKTLLDIAGYRPQRSRFGQSNSLPTTSCVGSSVSARRSLRQFQMPSRSLPVARLGPLGSGGLLGPTPRSSSSTPTGPKQGRQGLWFANPGGSNSMPSRTHSSVQRTRSLPVHTTPQTMVMFQQSDVQLPVTEPDINNRLESLCLSMTEHALGDGADRTSTI; translated from the exons GGGTGATCAGCCAGTGGCAAGGTGAGTCTAAGGAGCGTGTCATCTCACTTGTCCTCACCCACCTCCCGCTGCTCAAACCTGGCAACGTTGAAGCCAAGGGTGAGTACATGCGCCTTCTGCCACGCATCCTAGCCCACACCATCGAACATGGCCACCACCTGGAGGAGTCTCGCCAGCTCCTGTCCTACGCCCTTATCCACCCAGCCACCTCTCTAGAAGACCGTGCTGCTCTGGCACTCTGGCTCAACCACCTGGAAGAGAGAGCCGCTGCCCGTGGAGACTCACTGGAAAGGCCTCCTCCCTCTGGgccacaccaccaccatcaccagtCCACGCCTCCATCCACCCTCTCCTCATCAGGATCATCCTCCTCCACTAACACCTCTTCATCAGGCAATCTCTACTCGTTGCATCACCACCAGCGCTACGGCTCTGACGACCGCCTCAATGGGTGGCAGAGTTCCAGGGATTCAGGACTGGGTGGAGGctggcatcagcagcagcagggctgtgAGAATGGGCACCTCCTTCTCTACCCATCATCTTCTGTGCCAGCGACCATCAACACGGTTGGAACTGGTGGAGGTGGTAACACTA TCCTGACGAGTGGAGGtggcagccagcagcacagtCCCCTGAAGCGCTCTGTGTCCCTCACACCTCCCATGAGTGGCCCCAGCAACCAGCCTCTGGGACACGTCTGGCTGTCCCAGGAGGACCTACGGAGCGCGAGGGGCCCAGCCCCAGACCATGCACCTCTCTCACCCCAGAGCAGCATTGCCTCCTCGGGCAGTGGGGGCAGTGAACATCTGGAAGAGGCTGGTTTAGGAGGAGGTTCAGGTCTGCATCGCAGTTCCTTCCATGAGGAGGGCAGTGGCATGAGGG ATGTTCCTGCATGGCTGAAGAGTCTCCGTCTCCATAAGTACGCTGCTCTCTTCTCCACAATGACCTATGATGAGATGTTGTCACTGACTGAAGAGCAGCTAGAAGCACAG GTCACTAAAGGAGCAAGACACAAGATTGTTATCAGCATTTTGAAGCTCAAAGAAAGGCAGAACTTACTGCGCAGCCTGGAAAAG GATGTGTTGGAGGGCAGCAATCTGCGCGCTCCACTGCAAGAGCTCCACCAGATGATCATGACGCCTATCAAGGCCTTCAGTGGTGGCGAGGAGGCCTCcctgcagcgccccctgctgagCCCTGAGGGCAAGAGCGCCGCACCAGGCTCCCACTTGAGTGGGGGTGGCGGAGGAGAGGCTGAGTCAGGCATAAGCATTATCGCAGAGGGGGATCTACCTGGCCAATTCACTCGAGTCATGGGCAAAG TTTGCACCCAGCTGCTGGTGTCGAGGTCAGATGAGGACAACATCAGCTCCTACCTACAACTCATCGACAAGTGCCTTATCCATGAG TCCTTCActgagacacagaagaagaggctgttgtcatggaaacaacaGGTCCAGAGGCTGTTCCGGTCCATTCCGAGGAAAACTCTCCTTGACATTGCAGGGTACCGACCGCAGAGGAG CCGTTTCGGCCAGTCCAACTCTCTCCCGACCACTAGTTGTGTTGGGAGTAGTGTGTCAGCCAGGAGGAGCCTCCGGCAGTTCCAGATGCCCTCCAGGAGTTTGCCGGTTGCCAGGCTGGGCCCACTGGGCAGCGGGGGGCTGCTGGGGCCCACGCCCCGCAGCTCTAGCAGCACACCTACCGGCCCCAAGCAGGGGAGACAA GGTCTGTGGTTTGCCAACCCGGGAGGAAGCAACAGCATGCCCAGCCGGACCCACAGCTCGGTGCAGAGGACCCGCTCCCTGCCAGTTCACACCACACCACAAACCATGGTCATGTTCCAACAATCTG ATGTTCAGTTGCCGGTGACAGAGCCAGACATCAACAATCGCCTTGAGTCTCTGTGTCTGAGTATGACAGAGCACGCCCTGGGAG ATGGTGCTGACCGCACATCAACAATATGA